The Haloplanus salinarum genome includes a region encoding these proteins:
- a CDS encoding NAD(P)/FAD-dependent oxidoreductase produces MEHVDVAVVGGGPAGSAAAHAAAEAGASARVFEKGVPRDDRSGLGPDSTDAAGILDYWVDIMGIHPDEFPDDVLLSELDRAEFVGPTESCVLHSTGIDSSYDTFGYTFHRARFDDWLRERAESAGADYRVGVSVRDVETTLDDDPRHTVRLADGDEVTADSVILADGPQRTVTNRVLDRYLPYPVTDRLGTTTANHIAYQEHRRLPPAVAEDLRGAIAFWWGYIPGHTAYPWIFPNDDDVARIGLTMPIGLDLDAVTDPESYALLRPDDETVPGGSEYLRRLLEHEYGDEYDVPGDFPLVEDRGKSGGTETYPISSTRPIDSPVEAGIAVVGGAMGTTSAFHEGGDHVAVRTGSIAGDLAARGDLSRYNDAWKDAIEDEILRNVTMADMVADYDPDDWDRIFRTGRKMLASESGYRMFERKFGAGWNAIKLLVGYRWRKRRLRRGGYVNVPAADYVY; encoded by the coding sequence ATGGAACACGTCGACGTAGCCGTCGTCGGCGGCGGGCCCGCCGGATCGGCCGCGGCGCACGCGGCGGCCGAAGCCGGCGCGTCCGCACGCGTCTTCGAGAAGGGCGTTCCCCGCGACGACCGATCCGGACTCGGGCCGGACTCGACGGACGCCGCCGGCATCCTCGATTACTGGGTCGACATCATGGGCATCCATCCCGACGAGTTTCCCGACGACGTCTTGCTGTCGGAACTCGACCGCGCGGAGTTCGTCGGCCCCACGGAGTCCTGTGTCCTGCACAGCACGGGCATCGACTCCTCGTACGACACCTTCGGCTACACCTTCCACCGCGCCCGCTTCGACGACTGGCTCCGGGAGCGCGCCGAGTCCGCGGGCGCCGACTACCGCGTCGGCGTCTCCGTCCGCGACGTGGAGACGACCCTGGACGACGACCCCAGACACACCGTCAGGCTGGCCGACGGCGACGAGGTGACCGCCGACTCCGTGATCCTCGCCGACGGCCCACAGCGCACCGTCACCAACCGCGTGCTGGATCGGTACCTGCCGTACCCGGTGACCGACCGCCTCGGGACGACGACGGCAAACCACATCGCGTACCAGGAACACCGACGCCTGCCCCCGGCCGTCGCCGAGGACCTCCGCGGCGCCATCGCGTTCTGGTGGGGGTATATCCCCGGACACACCGCCTACCCGTGGATCTTCCCCAACGACGACGACGTCGCCCGGATCGGGCTCACGATGCCGATCGGTCTCGACCTGGACGCGGTGACCGACCCCGAGTCGTACGCCCTGCTCCGCCCCGACGACGAGACGGTCCCCGGCGGGAGCGAGTACCTCCGGCGCCTCCTCGAACACGAGTACGGCGACGAGTACGACGTCCCCGGGGACTTCCCGCTGGTCGAGGACCGGGGCAAGTCCGGCGGCACCGAAACCTACCCCATCTCCTCGACCCGACCGATCGACTCCCCGGTCGAGGCGGGCATCGCCGTCGTCGGCGGGGCGATGGGCACCACCTCGGCTTTCCACGAGGGGGGCGACCACGTCGCCGTCCGAACCGGTTCCATCGCGGGCGATCTGGCGGCGCGGGGCGACCTCTCGCGGTACAACGACGCCTGGAAGGACGCCATCGAGGACGAGATTCTGCGGAACGTGACGATGGCGGACATGGTCGCCGACTACGACCCGGACGACTGGGACCGCATCTTCCGCACCGGCCGCAAGATGCTCGCCAGCGAGAGCGGCTACCGGATGTTCGAACGGAAGTTCGGTGCCGGGTGGAACGCCATCAAACTACTCGTGGGCTATCGGTGGCGGAAGCGGCGCCTCCGGCGGGGCGGCTACGTCAACGTCCCCGCGGCCGACTACGTCTACTGA
- a CDS encoding aspartate aminotransferase family protein, whose protein sequence is MAQPTAEARPDAIPHWYGDDDVMTLVDGDGVTVHDDRDNAYLDFVSQLYCVNAGHGEERIVEAITEQASTIPYVSSAKGSDVRSILATRIAEVAPGELSDVFFSVSGSEANESAVQFAREYTGGRKVLTRYQSYHGATYGAASLTGDPETRNAMGRQVETGGAAKFLPPIVHRSPFDGDTPEAIARQAADHLEYVIQNEGPDSVAAVLMEPVGGTSGAYPAPADYWERVREICDRYDVLLIADEVITGFGRCGEWFGIETEDVVPDLLTFAKGVTSAYVPLAGVVASPEIAGHLHDEGIDVGQTFAGHPVACAAGVAAMDAYDDGLIENARARGDHLESRLRELETYDAVGDVRGRGLLWAVEFTDPETDEPFHHPWVESGDNPVDDVIDEAERQGVLVGGGRPRTQIIVSPPLPVTDDQIDTAVDALDAAVAAVFE, encoded by the coding sequence ATGGCTCAGCCAACGGCCGAGGCTCGTCCCGACGCAATCCCACACTGGTACGGGGACGACGACGTTATGACGCTCGTCGACGGCGACGGCGTCACCGTCCACGACGACCGAGACAACGCGTATCTTGATTTCGTCTCGCAACTCTACTGTGTCAACGCCGGGCACGGTGAGGAACGGATCGTCGAGGCGATCACCGAACAGGCATCGACCATCCCCTACGTCTCGTCCGCGAAGGGGAGCGACGTACGGTCGATCCTCGCCACCCGGATCGCCGAGGTCGCGCCGGGCGAGCTGAGCGACGTCTTCTTCTCGGTCTCCGGGAGCGAGGCCAACGAGTCGGCCGTCCAGTTCGCCCGGGAGTACACGGGCGGTCGGAAGGTGCTCACACGCTATCAGTCCTACCACGGCGCCACCTACGGGGCGGCGTCGCTGACGGGCGATCCCGAGACGCGAAACGCGATGGGGCGGCAGGTCGAGACGGGCGGCGCGGCGAAGTTCCTCCCGCCTATCGTCCACCGCTCGCCGTTCGACGGCGACACCCCCGAGGCCATCGCGCGCCAGGCCGCCGACCACCTAGAGTACGTCATCCAAAACGAGGGCCCCGACTCCGTCGCGGCGGTCCTGATGGAGCCGGTGGGCGGGACGAGCGGCGCCTACCCCGCCCCGGCGGACTACTGGGAGCGGGTGCGGGAGATCTGTGATCGCTACGACGTCCTGCTGATCGCCGACGAGGTGATCACGGGCTTCGGTCGGTGTGGCGAGTGGTTCGGCATCGAGACCGAGGACGTCGTCCCGGACCTGCTGACCTTCGCGAAGGGAGTTACGAGCGCGTACGTCCCCCTCGCGGGCGTCGTGGCGAGCCCCGAGATCGCGGGTCACCTTCACGACGAGGGCATCGACGTCGGGCAGACCTTCGCCGGTCACCCGGTGGCGTGTGCGGCGGGCGTGGCGGCCATGGACGCCTACGACGACGGCCTGATCGAGAACGCGCGGGCGCGGGGCGACCACCTCGAATCCCGACTCCGCGAACTGGAGACCTACGACGCCGTCGGCGACGTACGGGGACGGGGTCTGCTGTGGGCCGTCGAGTTCACCGACCCCGAGACGGACGAGCCCTTCCATCACCCCTGGGTCGAGTCGGGCGACAACCCCGTCGACGACGTGATCGACGAGGCCGAACGCCAGGGCGTCCTCGTCGGCGGCGGTCGCCCGCGAACGCAGATCATCGTCTCGCCGCCGCTGCCGGTGACCGACGACCAGATCGACACC
- a CDS encoding fumarylacetoacetate hydrolase family protein has translation MKLARIAVDGEVHEGEYRDGVVATDDGEFVVGEDGPLAPPCDPSALYCVGRNFAETLDQMEYDVPDQPAFFIKPPASVVAHERPVPYPTFSEEVTYAGELAAVIGERCHRVDPADVPEVLRGYTIMNDLDALDQPGRTARKAFDASGPLGPWIQTDLDPHGIDMHTDVSGERRQEANTELMLFDPYEVVSFLSERFTFRPGDVIAFGSPANPGTVDPGDVVEITYEGVGTLRNEIAPPER, from the coding sequence ATGAAACTCGCGCGCATCGCGGTGGACGGTGAGGTACACGAGGGCGAGTACCGGGACGGTGTCGTCGCGACCGACGACGGGGAGTTCGTCGTCGGCGAGGACGGCCCCCTGGCCCCGCCGTGCGACCCCTCGGCGCTCTACTGCGTCGGGCGCAACTTCGCCGAGACGCTCGACCAGATGGAGTACGACGTGCCCGACCAACCGGCCTTCTTCATCAAGCCGCCGGCCTCGGTCGTCGCCCACGAGCGACCGGTACCCTATCCCACCTTCTCCGAGGAGGTTACCTACGCCGGCGAACTCGCGGCCGTGATCGGCGAGCGGTGTCACCGCGTCGACCCCGCGGACGTCCCCGAGGTGCTGCGGGGCTACACGATCATGAACGACCTGGACGCGCTCGATCAGCCCGGCCGCACCGCGCGGAAGGCCTTCGACGCTTCCGGTCCCCTCGGCCCGTGGATCCAGACCGACCTCGACCCGCACGGGATCGACATGCACACCGACGTGAGCGGCGAGCGTCGACAGGAGGCGAACACGGAACTCATGCTGTTCGATCCCTACGAGGTCGTCTCTTTCCTCTCCGAGCGGTTCACCTTCCGTCCGGGCGACGTGATCGCCTTCGGCAGTCCGGCCAACCCCGGCACCGTCGACCCCGGCGACGTCGTCGAGATCACCTACGAGGGCGTCGGCACGCTCCGCAACGAGATCGCGCCGCCCGAGCGCTGA
- a CDS encoding glutamate--tRNA ligase, with amino-acid sequence MDSELRDRVERAARTHALLNAVKYESDADVGAVMGPLMGENPEFREHADEIPGVVGGVVSEVNGLSDAERRDELADLAPEKLDELEREDEGDDHPLPDLSNVEDGVVMRAAPNPNGPWHLGHARMPAVIGTYKERYDGRFICRFDDTDPETKRPDLEAYDAILDAIDYLGFEPDAVLRASDRLETYYDHARELIDRGGAYTCSCPGAEFSELKNAGEPCPHRGKEPERTREEFEAMVDGEYSAGEMTLRVRTDITHKNPALRDWVAFRMIDRPHPRPEAADYRCWPMLDFQSGVDDHLTGVTHIIRGIDLQDSAKRQRFVYDYFDWEYPEVVHWGHVQVDEYDVSLSTSTIKELIDDGKLDGWDDPRAPTLASLRRRGIRGQAIVDAMIELGTSTSNVELSMSAVYANNRDLIDDDADRHFFVRDGVEVAVDGGPDAGRPPVHPEHEERGRREVPVPGAVLIEPADVPAAGERVWLKGFGCVRRVDEGFEYVGDDIAAVREEDVPVIHWVPAEGGVPLRLRTPDGDVIGVAEPALADAAVDDVVQFERVGFARIDALDDDAVAYFAHE; translated from the coding sequence ATGGACTCCGAACTGCGCGACCGCGTCGAACGAGCGGCGCGGACGCACGCACTCCTCAACGCGGTGAAATACGAGAGCGACGCGGACGTCGGCGCGGTCATGGGCCCGCTCATGGGCGAGAACCCCGAGTTTCGCGAACACGCCGACGAGATTCCCGGCGTCGTCGGGGGTGTCGTCAGCGAGGTCAACGGGCTCTCGGACGCTGAGCGACGCGACGAACTCGCCGACCTGGCGCCCGAGAAGCTGGACGAACTGGAGCGCGAGGACGAGGGAGACGACCACCCGCTTCCGGACCTGTCGAACGTCGAGGACGGCGTCGTGATGCGCGCCGCCCCGAACCCGAACGGTCCATGGCACCTCGGACACGCCCGGATGCCCGCCGTCATCGGGACGTACAAGGAGCGCTACGACGGCCGCTTCATCTGCCGGTTCGACGACACCGACCCCGAGACGAAGCGTCCGGACCTGGAGGCCTACGACGCCATCCTCGACGCCATCGACTACCTCGGCTTCGAACCCGACGCGGTGTTGCGCGCTAGCGACCGCCTGGAGACCTACTACGACCACGCCCGCGAGTTGATCGACCGGGGCGGCGCCTACACCTGCTCCTGTCCGGGGGCGGAGTTCTCCGAGTTGAAGAACGCGGGCGAGCCCTGTCCCCACCGCGGGAAAGAGCCCGAGCGGACCCGCGAGGAGTTCGAGGCGATGGTCGACGGCGAGTACTCGGCGGGCGAGATGACCCTCCGGGTGCGGACCGACATCACCCACAAGAACCCGGCGCTGCGTGACTGGGTCGCCTTCCGGATGATCGACCGCCCGCACCCCCGGCCGGAGGCGGCCGACTACCGCTGCTGGCCAATGCTCGATTTCCAGTCCGGCGTCGACGACCACCTCACGGGCGTCACGCACATCATCCGCGGCATCGACCTGCAGGACTCCGCGAAGCGCCAGCGGTTCGTCTACGACTACTTCGACTGGGAGTACCCCGAAGTCGTCCACTGGGGGCACGTCCAGGTCGACGAGTACGACGTGAGCCTCTCGACGTCGACGATCAAGGAACTGATCGACGACGGGAAGCTCGACGGCTGGGACGACCCGCGGGCGCCGACGCTCGCGAGCCTGCGACGCCGGGGGATCCGCGGCCAAGCCATCGTCGACGCGATGATCGAACTCGGCACCTCCACGAGCAACGTCGAGCTGTCGATGAGCGCGGTGTACGCGAACAACCGCGACCTGATCGACGACGACGCGGACCGCCACTTCTTCGTCCGCGACGGCGTCGAGGTGGCCGTCGACGGCGGGCCGGACGCGGGCCGGCCGCCCGTCCACCCGGAACACGAGGAGCGCGGCCGCCGCGAGGTTCCCGTTCCCGGCGCGGTCCTGATCGAACCCGCCGACGTTCCCGCGGCCGGCGAGCGGGTCTGGCTCAAGGGCTTCGGCTGTGTCCGCCGCGTCGACGAGGGCTTCGAGTACGTCGGCGACGACATCGCCGCCGTCCGGGAGGAGGACGTGCCGGTGATCCACTGGGTGCCCGCCGAGGGCGGCGTCCCGCTCCGACTGCGGACGCCGGACGGCGACGTGATCGGCGTCGCGGAACCCGCGCTCGCCGACGCCGCCGTCGACGACGTGGTGCAGTTCGAGCGGGTGGGCTTCGCCCGGATCGACGCCCTCGACGACGACGCGGTGGCGTACTTCGCCCACGAGTAA
- a CDS encoding D-2-hydroxyacid dehydrogenase, with protein MTDPDVVVLRQKVHGMAPESYGERLRECLPDHEVAVATTPDEERELLARARVVTGIDFEAEWLSVAENLDLFACTYAGTGHLDTDALADAGVAVTNAAGVHGPNISEYVIGSLIAHERRFRLARERQERAHWEAYPVRELQGSTAAVVGLGAIGEALVERLHPFGVETIGVRYTPEKGGPADEVVGFDRIHDALARADYVILACPLTDTTRGLIDADALASMRADALLVNVARGPVVDTDDLVTVLRNEDIRGATLDVTDPEPLPADHPLWAFDNVRITPHNAGNTPKYYDRLADILAGNLRRMEETGSVEGLENRVV; from the coding sequence ATGACAGATCCTGACGTCGTCGTCCTCCGACAGAAGGTCCACGGCATGGCACCCGAATCCTACGGCGAGCGGCTCCGCGAGTGCCTCCCCGACCACGAGGTGGCCGTCGCCACCACGCCCGACGAGGAGCGCGAGTTGCTCGCCCGTGCGCGGGTGGTGACCGGCATCGACTTCGAAGCGGAGTGGCTGTCGGTCGCGGAGAACCTCGACCTCTTCGCCTGCACCTACGCCGGCACCGGTCACCTCGATACGGACGCGCTGGCCGACGCGGGCGTCGCCGTCACCAACGCGGCCGGCGTCCACGGCCCCAACATCTCGGAGTACGTGATCGGATCGCTGATCGCTCACGAACGCCGGTTCCGCCTCGCCCGGGAGCGCCAGGAGCGCGCCCACTGGGAGGCCTACCCAGTCCGCGAACTCCAGGGGAGCACGGCGGCCGTCGTCGGGCTGGGCGCCATCGGGGAGGCACTCGTCGAGCGCCTCCACCCCTTCGGCGTGGAGACTATCGGGGTCCGGTACACGCCGGAGAAGGGCGGCCCGGCCGACGAGGTGGTCGGGTTCGACCGGATTCACGACGCCCTCGCCCGGGCGGACTACGTGATCCTCGCGTGCCCGCTGACCGACACCACACGTGGACTGATCGACGCCGACGCGCTGGCCTCGATGCGCGCGGACGCGTTACTGGTCAACGTCGCGCGCGGCCCCGTGGTCGACACGGACGACCTGGTGACGGTGCTGCGGAACGAGGACATCCGGGGGGCGACACTCGACGTGACCGATCCCGAACCCCTGCCCGCGGACCACCCGCTGTGGGCGTTCGACAACGTGCGGATCACGCCGCACAACGCCGGCAACACGCCGAAGTACTACGACCGCCTCGCCGACATCCTCGCCGGGAACCTGCGCCGGATGGAGGAGACGGGGTCGGTCGAGGGCCTGGAGAACCGAGTCGTCTGA